In Zonotrichia leucophrys gambelii isolate GWCS_2022_RI chromosome 8, RI_Zleu_2.0, whole genome shotgun sequence, one genomic interval encodes:
- the OLFM3 gene encoding noelin-3 isoform X1, protein MRAPAGILNLLLLSLLAGLDPSKTQISPKEGWQVYSSAQDPDGRCICTVVAPEQNLCSRDAKSRQLRQLLEKVQNMSQSIEVLNLRTQRDFQYVLKMETQMKGLKAKFRQIEDDRKTLMTKHFQELKEKMDELLPLIPVLEQYKTDAKLITQFKEEIRNLSTVLTGIQEEIGAYDYEELHQRVVNLETRLRDCMKKLTCGKLMKITGPITVKISGTRFGAWMTDPLASEKNNRVWYMDSYTNNKIVREYKSIADFVSGAESRTYNLPFKWAGTNHVVYNGSLYFNKYQSNIIIKYSFDTGRVLAQRSLEYAGFHNVYPYTWGGFSDIDLMADEIGLWAVYATNQNAGNIVISQLNQDTLEVLKSWSTGYPKRSAGESFMICGTLYVTNSHLTGAKVYYSYSTKTSTYEYTDIPFHNQYFHISMLDYNARDRALYAWNNGHQVLFNVTLFHIIKTEDDT, encoded by the exons ACTCAGATTAGCCCCAAGGAAGGGTGGCAAGTTTATAGTTCAGCCCAGGATCCTGATGGCCGTTGCATTTGCACTGTTGTTGCACCTGAACAAAACCTATGTTCGAGAGATGCCAAAAGCAGGCAGCTCAGACAACTACTAGAGAAG GTTCAGAACATGTCCCAGTCTATTGAAGTTCTAAATCTACGGACTCAGAGGGATTTCCAGTACGTTTTAAAAATGGAAACGCAAATGAAGGGGCTGAAGGCCAAGTTCCGGCAGATTGAGGATGATCGGAAGACGTTGATGACAAAGCACTTCCAG GAGTTGAAAGAAAAGATGGATGAGCTTCTGCCACTGATCCCAGTTCTGGAACAATACAAAACTGATGCCAAGCTGATCACACAGTTCAAGGAGGAAATTAGGAATCTGTCTACTGTGCTCACTGGGATTCAGGAAGAAATTGGTGCCTATGACTATGAGGAACTGCACCAGCGTGTAGTCAATTTAGAAACCAGGCTTCGTGACTGCATGAAAAAGCTCA catgTGGCAAATTGATGAAAATTACAGGCCCCATTACAGTGAAGATATCTGGAACCCGATTTGGAGCCTGGATGACGGATCCACTGGCATCAGAGAAGAATAACCGA GTCTGGTACATGGATAGTTACACCAACAATAAAATCGTCCGTGAATACAAATCCATTGCAGACTTCGTCAGTGGGGCCGAATCAAGGACATATAACCTTCCATTCAAATGGGCAGGAACCAACCACGTTGTCTACAATGGCTCCCTCTATTTCAACAAGTACCAGAGCAACATCATCATCAAGTACAGCTTCGACACGGGGCGGGTGCTGGCGCAGCGTAGCCTGGAGTACGCTGGCTTCCACAACGTCTACCCCTACACCTGGGGTGGCTTCTCTGATATCGACCTGATGGCAGATGAAATTGGGCTGTGGGCCGTCTATGCCACCAACCAGAACGCAGGCAACATTGTCATCAGCCAGCTGAACCAGGATACGCTGGAGGTGCTGAAGAGCTGGAGCACGGGCTACCCAAAGAGAAGTGCAGGAGAATCCTTCATGATCTGTGGCACCTTGTATGTCACTAACTCGCACTTAACAGGAGCCAAGGTCTACTACTCCTACTCCACAAAAACCTCCACTTATGAGTACACAGACATTCCTTTCCATAATCAGTATTTTCATATATCCATGCTTGACTACAACGCAAGAGATAGAGCTCTCTATGCCTGGAATAATGGACATCAAGTCCTGTTTAACGTCACCCTTTTCCACATCATTAAAACTGAGGATGacacataa
- the OLFM3 gene encoding noelin-3 isoform X2, with the protein MSPPLLKLGAVLSTMAMISNWMSQTLPSLVGLNTTRITTSDSLTQISPKEGWQVYSSAQDPDGRCICTVVAPEQNLCSRDAKSRQLRQLLEKVQNMSQSIEVLNLRTQRDFQYVLKMETQMKGLKAKFRQIEDDRKTLMTKHFQELKEKMDELLPLIPVLEQYKTDAKLITQFKEEIRNLSTVLTGIQEEIGAYDYEELHQRVVNLETRLRDCMKKLTCGKLMKITGPITVKISGTRFGAWMTDPLASEKNNRVWYMDSYTNNKIVREYKSIADFVSGAESRTYNLPFKWAGTNHVVYNGSLYFNKYQSNIIIKYSFDTGRVLAQRSLEYAGFHNVYPYTWGGFSDIDLMADEIGLWAVYATNQNAGNIVISQLNQDTLEVLKSWSTGYPKRSAGESFMICGTLYVTNSHLTGAKVYYSYSTKTSTYEYTDIPFHNQYFHISMLDYNARDRALYAWNNGHQVLFNVTLFHIIKTEDDT; encoded by the exons ACTCAGATTAGCCCCAAGGAAGGGTGGCAAGTTTATAGTTCAGCCCAGGATCCTGATGGCCGTTGCATTTGCACTGTTGTTGCACCTGAACAAAACCTATGTTCGAGAGATGCCAAAAGCAGGCAGCTCAGACAACTACTAGAGAAG GTTCAGAACATGTCCCAGTCTATTGAAGTTCTAAATCTACGGACTCAGAGGGATTTCCAGTACGTTTTAAAAATGGAAACGCAAATGAAGGGGCTGAAGGCCAAGTTCCGGCAGATTGAGGATGATCGGAAGACGTTGATGACAAAGCACTTCCAG GAGTTGAAAGAAAAGATGGATGAGCTTCTGCCACTGATCCCAGTTCTGGAACAATACAAAACTGATGCCAAGCTGATCACACAGTTCAAGGAGGAAATTAGGAATCTGTCTACTGTGCTCACTGGGATTCAGGAAGAAATTGGTGCCTATGACTATGAGGAACTGCACCAGCGTGTAGTCAATTTAGAAACCAGGCTTCGTGACTGCATGAAAAAGCTCA catgTGGCAAATTGATGAAAATTACAGGCCCCATTACAGTGAAGATATCTGGAACCCGATTTGGAGCCTGGATGACGGATCCACTGGCATCAGAGAAGAATAACCGA GTCTGGTACATGGATAGTTACACCAACAATAAAATCGTCCGTGAATACAAATCCATTGCAGACTTCGTCAGTGGGGCCGAATCAAGGACATATAACCTTCCATTCAAATGGGCAGGAACCAACCACGTTGTCTACAATGGCTCCCTCTATTTCAACAAGTACCAGAGCAACATCATCATCAAGTACAGCTTCGACACGGGGCGGGTGCTGGCGCAGCGTAGCCTGGAGTACGCTGGCTTCCACAACGTCTACCCCTACACCTGGGGTGGCTTCTCTGATATCGACCTGATGGCAGATGAAATTGGGCTGTGGGCCGTCTATGCCACCAACCAGAACGCAGGCAACATTGTCATCAGCCAGCTGAACCAGGATACGCTGGAGGTGCTGAAGAGCTGGAGCACGGGCTACCCAAAGAGAAGTGCAGGAGAATCCTTCATGATCTGTGGCACCTTGTATGTCACTAACTCGCACTTAACAGGAGCCAAGGTCTACTACTCCTACTCCACAAAAACCTCCACTTATGAGTACACAGACATTCCTTTCCATAATCAGTATTTTCATATATCCATGCTTGACTACAACGCAAGAGATAGAGCTCTCTATGCCTGGAATAATGGACATCAAGTCCTGTTTAACGTCACCCTTTTCCACATCATTAAAACTGAGGATGacacataa